A section of the Candidatus Tisiphia endosymbiont of Nedyus quadrimaculatus genome encodes:
- a CDS encoding site-specific tyrosine recombinase XerD has protein sequence MVEFIEQFLEMMIAERGVANNSVLGYKGDLLDFQKFLSQNKLLELNIKAENIRDWIEYLAGNGLQARSINRKISTIKNYYEFLISEKHTNYNPALMVDLPRYQTKLPSTLSIDKIKDLLFYCDQEKNPDSIRLKAMIHLLYASGLRVSELVSIRLTDILVNQMSQNIRKIFSIIGKGNKERMVIINEQATMSLSDYLTIRSKFISKKHPKSQIYLFCSSSTSGHMTRQNFAILLKQASIKAGLDPSNISPHTLRHSFASHLLEGGADLRVIQELLGHADISTTQIYTHIQTKHLKQALDRHPLKSSILK, from the coding sequence ATGGTAGAGTTTATCGAACAATTCCTAGAAATGATGATAGCGGAGCGTGGTGTAGCTAATAATTCCGTACTTGGCTACAAAGGTGATCTGTTAGATTTTCAGAAATTTTTATCACAGAATAAATTGTTAGAGCTGAATATTAAAGCTGAAAATATTAGAGACTGGATAGAATATTTGGCGGGAAATGGCTTGCAGGCAAGATCAATTAACCGGAAGATATCCACTATAAAAAACTATTATGAATTTTTAATTAGCGAAAAGCATACCAATTATAATCCTGCTTTGATGGTAGATCTACCAAGATATCAAACTAAACTTCCTTCTACATTATCAATTGATAAAATCAAAGATTTACTTTTCTATTGTGATCAAGAGAAAAATCCTGATTCCATACGTCTAAAAGCAATGATTCATTTATTATATGCAAGTGGGTTACGTGTTTCTGAGCTTGTCAGTATAAGGTTAACTGATATTTTAGTAAATCAAATGTCCCAAAATATTAGAAAAATATTTTCAATAATCGGTAAAGGTAATAAAGAAAGAATGGTGATAATCAATGAACAGGCTACCATGAGTTTGTCTGATTATTTAACTATTCGTAGTAAATTTATAAGCAAAAAACACCCTAAAAGTCAAATTTATTTATTTTGTTCTTCTTCAACTAGTGGTCATATGACTAGGCAGAATTTTGCAATTCTGTTAAAACAAGCATCTATTAAGGCTGGGCTAGACCCAAGTAATATCTCTCCACATACTTTACGTCACAGTTTTGCAAGCCATTTGCTAGAAGGCGGTGCAGATCTTAGGGTAATTCAAGAACTACTTGGACATGCTGATATTAGCACTACTCAAATCTACACACATATACAAACAAAGCATCTAAAACAGGCTTTGGATCGTCATCCGCTTAAATCATCTATACTCAAATGA